In the Mycteria americana isolate JAX WOST 10 ecotype Jacksonville Zoo and Gardens unplaced genomic scaffold, USCA_MyAme_1.0 Scaffold_131, whole genome shotgun sequence genome, one interval contains:
- the TMEM145 gene encoding transmembrane protein 145 isoform X2, which translates to MGLRRRRRRGGAGGPRPAGEPRGTPVLLPLLPLLPLLLMLLPAGGGAKYVRGRISTKEDWVFLTRFCFLSDYGRLDFHFRYPEAKCCENILLYFDDPSQWPAVYKKGNKDCLAKESVIRPENNQVINLTTQYAWSGCQVLLEDSVRYLSCASGRSFRSVRERWWYVALSKCGGDGLELEYEMVLTNGKSFWTRHFSADEFGILETDITFLLIFILIFLVSCYFGYLLKGRQLLHTTYKMFMAAAGVEVLSLLFCCVYWGQYACDGVGSGSLKILAKLLFSVSFLIFLLMLILLGKGFTVTRGRISHAGSVRLSVYMTLYSITHVVLLTYEAEFFDPAQVLYTYESPAGYGLIGLQFLAYLWFCYAVLVTLKQVPEKQPFYLPFFAAYTLWFFAVPVTALIANFGIPKWAREKIVNGIQLGIHLYAHAVFLVMTRPSAANKNFPYHVRTSQIGSAEGGAAAKFPPRHGYGNVTFISDSVPNFTELFSIPPPGPSGSPGARKQVEETPVAERGPPPGRVVTTTDLGAPRAPQKSAGAGGEGQGPPSQLQAPPPHAHNGYTEYFSMHTGGGRHL; encoded by the exons gACTGGGTGTTCCTGACCCGCTTCTGCTTCCTCTCCGACTACGGGCGCCTCGATTTCCACTTCCGATACCCCGAG gcCAAGTGCTGCGAGAACATCCTGCTCTACTTCGACGACCCCTCCCAATGGCCGgccgtctacaagaagggcaaCAAG GACTGCCTGGCCAAGGAGTCGGTGATCCGCCCCGAGAACAACCAGGTCATCAACCTCACCACCCAGTACGCCTGGTCGGGCTGCCAG gtgctgctggaggactCGGTGCGGTACCTGAGCTGCGCCAGCGGCCGCAGCTTCCGCTCCGTCCGCGAGCGCTGGTGGTACGTGGCCCTCAGCAAATGCGGG GGCGACGGGCTGGAGCTGGAGTACGAGATGGTGCTGACCAACGGGAAATCCTTCTGGACCCGGCACTTCTCCGCCGATGAGTTCG gcaTCCTGGAGACGGACATcaccttcctcctcatcttcatcctcatcttcctcgTCTCCTGCTACTTCGGCT acCTGCTGAAGGGCCGGCAGCTGCTCCACACCACCTACAAGATGTTCATGGCGGCCGCCGGCGTGGAGg tCCTCAGCCTGCTCTTCTGCTGCGTCTACTGGGGCCAGTACGCCTGCGACGGGGTCGGCAGCGGCAGCCTCAAGATCCTGG ccaAGCTGCTGTTCTCCGTCagcttcctcatcttcctcctcatgctcatCCTCCTGGGCAAGGGCTTCACCGTCACCAG GGGCCGCATCAGCCACGCGGGCTCAGTCCGGCTCTCGGTCTACATGACGCTCTACAGCATCACCCACGTCGTCCTCCTCACCTATGAGGCCgag ttctTCGACCCCGCGCAGGTGCTGTACACCTACGAGTCGCCGGCCGGCTACGGGCTGATCGGGCTGCAGTTCCTTGCCTACCTCTGGTTCTGCTACGCCGTCCTGGTCACCCTCAAGCAGGTCCCCGAGAAGCAGCCCTTCTACCTGCCCTTCTTCGCCGCGTACACCCTCTG GTTCTTCGCGGTGCCGGTGACGGCGCTGATCGCCAACTTCGGGATCCCCAAGTGGGCGCGGGAGAAGATCGTCAACGGGATCCAGCTGGGGATCCACCTCTACGCCCACGCCGTCTTCCTG gtGATGACGCGGCCCTCGGCCGCCAACAAGAACTTCCCCTACCACGTGCGGACCTCCCAGATCGGCTCCGCGGAGGGGGGGGCGGCCGCCAAGTTCCCCCCCCGGCACGGCTACGGCAACGTCACCTTCATCAGCGACTCCGTCCCCAACTTCACCGAGCTCTtctccatccccccccccggccccagcggaTCACCCGGC GCGCGGAAGCAGGTGGAGGAGACGCCGGTGGcggagcggggacccccccccgggcgCGTGGTGACCACGACGGATCTGggggccccccgcgccccccaaaagagtgccggggcggggggcgagggccAGGGccccccctcccagctgcaggcGCCCCCGCCCCACGCCCACAACGGCTACACCGAGTACTTCAGCATGCACACGGGCGGGGGGCGGCACTTGTAG
- the TMEM145 gene encoding transmembrane protein 145 isoform X1, whose amino-acid sequence MGLRRRRRRGGAGGPRPAGEPRGTPVLLPLLPLLPLLLMLLPAGGGAKYVRGRISTKEDWVFLTRFCFLSDYGRLDFHFRYPEAKCCENILLYFDDPSQWPAVYKKGNKDCLAKESVIRPENNQVINLTTQYAWSGCQVLLEDSVRYLSCASGRSFRSVRERWWYVALSKCGGDGLELEYEMVLTNGKSFWTRHFSADEFGILETDITFLLIFILIFLVSCYFGYLLKGRQLLHTTYKMFMAAAGVEVLSLLFCCVYWGQYACDGVGSGSLKILAKLLFSVSFLIFLLMLILLGKGFTVTRGRISHAGSVRLSVYMTLYSITHVVLLTYEAEFFDPAQVLYTYESPAGYGLIGLQFLAYLWFCYAVLVTLKQVPEKQPFYLPFFAAYTLWFFAVPVTALIANFGIPKWAREKIVNGIQLGIHLYAHAVFLVMTRPSAANKNFPYHVRTSQIGSAEGGAAAKFPPRHGYGNVTFISDSVPNFTELFSIPPPGPSGSPGQARKQVEETPVAERGPPPGRVVTTTDLGAPRAPQKSAGAGGEGQGPPSQLQAPPPHAHNGYTEYFSMHTGGGRHL is encoded by the exons gACTGGGTGTTCCTGACCCGCTTCTGCTTCCTCTCCGACTACGGGCGCCTCGATTTCCACTTCCGATACCCCGAG gcCAAGTGCTGCGAGAACATCCTGCTCTACTTCGACGACCCCTCCCAATGGCCGgccgtctacaagaagggcaaCAAG GACTGCCTGGCCAAGGAGTCGGTGATCCGCCCCGAGAACAACCAGGTCATCAACCTCACCACCCAGTACGCCTGGTCGGGCTGCCAG gtgctgctggaggactCGGTGCGGTACCTGAGCTGCGCCAGCGGCCGCAGCTTCCGCTCCGTCCGCGAGCGCTGGTGGTACGTGGCCCTCAGCAAATGCGGG GGCGACGGGCTGGAGCTGGAGTACGAGATGGTGCTGACCAACGGGAAATCCTTCTGGACCCGGCACTTCTCCGCCGATGAGTTCG gcaTCCTGGAGACGGACATcaccttcctcctcatcttcatcctcatcttcctcgTCTCCTGCTACTTCGGCT acCTGCTGAAGGGCCGGCAGCTGCTCCACACCACCTACAAGATGTTCATGGCGGCCGCCGGCGTGGAGg tCCTCAGCCTGCTCTTCTGCTGCGTCTACTGGGGCCAGTACGCCTGCGACGGGGTCGGCAGCGGCAGCCTCAAGATCCTGG ccaAGCTGCTGTTCTCCGTCagcttcctcatcttcctcctcatgctcatCCTCCTGGGCAAGGGCTTCACCGTCACCAG GGGCCGCATCAGCCACGCGGGCTCAGTCCGGCTCTCGGTCTACATGACGCTCTACAGCATCACCCACGTCGTCCTCCTCACCTATGAGGCCgag ttctTCGACCCCGCGCAGGTGCTGTACACCTACGAGTCGCCGGCCGGCTACGGGCTGATCGGGCTGCAGTTCCTTGCCTACCTCTGGTTCTGCTACGCCGTCCTGGTCACCCTCAAGCAGGTCCCCGAGAAGCAGCCCTTCTACCTGCCCTTCTTCGCCGCGTACACCCTCTG GTTCTTCGCGGTGCCGGTGACGGCGCTGATCGCCAACTTCGGGATCCCCAAGTGGGCGCGGGAGAAGATCGTCAACGGGATCCAGCTGGGGATCCACCTCTACGCCCACGCCGTCTTCCTG gtGATGACGCGGCCCTCGGCCGCCAACAAGAACTTCCCCTACCACGTGCGGACCTCCCAGATCGGCTCCGCGGAGGGGGGGGCGGCCGCCAAGTTCCCCCCCCGGCACGGCTACGGCAACGTCACCTTCATCAGCGACTCCGTCCCCAACTTCACCGAGCTCTtctccatccccccccccggccccagcggaTCACCCGGC CAGGCGCGGAAGCAGGTGGAGGAGACGCCGGTGGcggagcggggacccccccccgggcgCGTGGTGACCACGACGGATCTGggggccccccgcgccccccaaaagagtgccggggcggggggcgagggccAGGGccccccctcccagctgcaggcGCCCCCGCCCCACGCCCACAACGGCTACACCGAGTACTTCAGCATGCACACGGGCGGGGGGCGGCACTTGTAG